A stretch of Oreochromis aureus strain Israel breed Guangdong linkage group 11, ZZ_aureus, whole genome shotgun sequence DNA encodes these proteins:
- the stmn2a gene encoding stathmin-2a gives MAKTATAYKEKMKELSVLSLICSCFYPEPRNKLVCDFEDMEVKPINKRASGQAFEVILKPQSPVSDVAHNLPSPPKRDISLDDIEKKLEAAEERRKYQEAQVLRALAEKREHERDVLLKAMEENSNFSKMAEEKLQMKMEQIKENREAYLAAMMERLQEKERHAAVVRRNKELREELTA, from the exons ATGGCTAAAACAGCAACCG CATACAAAGAGAAGATGAAGGAGCTGTCTGTCCTCTCCCTCATCTGCTCCTGCTTCTACCCAGAGCCACGCAACAAGCTTGTGTGTGACTTTGAAG ACATGGAGGTGAAACCTATAAACAAGCGGGCTTCGGGTCAGGCTTTTGAGGTGATTCTCAAgcctcagtctccagtgtcagaTGTAGCCCACAACCTTCCCTcacccccaaagagggacatcTCCTTGGATGACATTGAGAAGAAACTCGAGGCAGCTGAAGAACGGAGGAAG TACCAAGAGGCCCAGGTGCTGAGGGCTTTGGCAGAAAAGCGAGAACATGAGAGGGACGTGTTGCTAAAGGCCATGGAAGAGAACAGTAATTTCAGCAAGATGGCTGAGGAGAAGCTCCAGATGAAGATGGAGCAGATCAAGGAGAACCGTGAAGCCTACCTGGCAGCCATGATGGAGCGCCTACAAGAGAAG GAGAGACACGCGGCTGTGGTGCGCAGAAACAAAGAGCTGAGGGAAGAGCTGACAGCATGA
- the upp1 gene encoding uridine phosphorylase 1, translating into MDSKDEGSAPCSSPVYVHNPHLDALKEDILYHFSLGTETHNLQDMFGDVKFVCVGGSPWRMKAFTEYIAAELGMEDPESEYPNICAGTDRYAMYKVGPVLSVSHGMGIPSIAIMLHELLKLLYHAKCTDVTIIRIGTSGGVGLEPGTVVVTKQSVDPTFQPRFEQVILGKTVVRNTDLDQSLAEDLLQCSKELNQFKTVVGNTMCTLDFYEGQARLDGAFCSYTEKDKQEYLTKAQEAGVCNIEMESSVFAAMCKLSGVRAAVVCVTLLDRLKGDQLGSSHEVLHSYQQRPQILVGYYIKKQLNAKAAKDS; encoded by the exons ATGGACTCCAAGGACGAAGGAAGCGCTCCGTGCAGCAG CCCTGTTTATGTGCACAACCCACACCTGGATGCACTGAAAGAAGACATCCTCTACCACTTCAGTCTAGGAACTGAAACTCATAACCTACAAGATATGTTTGGTGATGTCAAA tttgtttgtgtgggtggGAGTCCCTGGAGAATGAAAGCATTCACTGAGTACATCGCAGCTGAACTCGGTATGGAAGACCCCGAATCTGAGTATCCAAATATCTGTGCTGGGACGGATCGTTACGCCATGTACAAAGTTGGCCCTGTCCTCTCTGTCAGT CATGGAATGGGCATCCCATCTATTGCCATAATGTTGCATGAGCTATTAAAGCTCCTCTATCATGCAAAGTGCACAGATGTTACAATTATACGCATTGGGACATCAGGTGGAGTAG GACTTGAGCCTGGCACTGTTGTTGTCACCAAGCAGTCTGTGGATCCCACCTTTCAGCCCAGGTTTGAGCAGGTGATCCTTGGGAAGACCGTGGTGCGCAACACTGATCTGGACCAAAGCCTGGCTGAGGACCTGCTGCAGTGCAGCAAGGAGCTAAACCAGTTTAAGACAGTTGTAGGCAACACCATGTGCACGCTGGATTTCTATGAAG GGCAAGCCCGTTTGGACGGCGCTTTCTGCTCCTACACTGAGAAGGACAAGCAAGAGTACCTCACCAAAGCTCAGGAAGCAGGAGTTTGTAATATAGAGATGGAGTCATCAGTGTTTGCTGCTATGTGCAAACTGAGTGGAGTACGAG CGGCTGTGGTTTGCGTCACGCTCCTGGATCGGCTGAAGGGAGATCAGCTGGGCAGCTCTCACGAAGTTCTTCACAGTTACCAGCAGCGTCCTCAGATACTGGTCGGCTACTACATTAAGAAGCAGTTGAATGCCAAAGCAGCGAAAGATAGCTAA